The DNA sequence CGACCACAGAATGGAGCGGCCCATGAAGCGCCCTCGCATTCGTTCCGTCCTTGCCAGCGTCGCCGCCTGCGTGGTCGCGGCGGCGACGTTCACGCTCGCCGGGGCCACCCCCGCCGCCGCGATCGGCCAGGAAACCTTCGGCTGCCGCATCGCACCAGGGGTCGTGCTGACCTGGAACACGTACTGCACCAACAGCGCGCCGGCCAGCACCTACAACGCCGGTTTCGCCGTACAGAACACGTCCGGCAGCTACACCTTCTCCTGGAGCATCAGCGGCCCCTACCAGTCGATCAACACCGGCTGCACCGCGACCTCGTCCTCCTGCTCGGTCTGGGTGGCCAATTCCGACGCGACGATCGTCGCGACCGTCACCTACACCCAGAACGGACAGAGCCGGACCCAGACCTCCTACGCCACGATCAACCGTTACTGCGGGAGTCAGCTCTGCTGAGCGAGCGGTCAGGGCTGCGGGGGCCCGGGACAGGGCCCCCCGCATCGGGAAGGGACGACAGGCTGTGCATCACAGCCGGGGAACTGGCCGGCCGGCGTCCCGGTCGGGCGTCCTCGACCGGCTCCGCTCCCCGGACACGACTGGCATCGCATCCACTCCATACAACGACGGCGGCGCATTCGCGGTAACGCCCGGTATCGATCGCTGGCAGCGTCCGACCTCGCCCCTGGCGCCGGAACGGCGCCCACGGACAGCGCGGCAGAAAGCACGAAAATGCCCGCCGGCGAACCGCCGGCGGGCATTTCCCGAGGTGCTGGTCAGGCGCCGAGCTTGCGCGCCAGGTTCTCGTCGAGCGCGTTCATGAACTCGTCGGTGGTGAGCCACGGGGCGTCGCGGGAGATGAGCAGCGCGAGGTCCTTGGTCATCTGACCGCCTTCGACGGTCTCGATGCAGACCTGCTCGAGAGTGTTGGCGAAGTCGGTGACCGCCGGGGTGTTGTCGAGCTTGCCGCGGTGGGCGAGGCCCCGGGTCCAGGCGAAGATCGAGGCGATCGGGTTGGTCGAGGTCTTCTCGCCCTTCTGCCACTGCCGGTAGTGCCGGGTGACGGTGCCGTGCGCGGCCTCGGCCTCGACGGTACGGCCGTCCGGGGTCATCAGGACCGACGTCATCAGACCGAGCGAGCCGAAGCCCTGGGCGACGGTGTCGGACTGGACGTCACCGTCGTAGTTCTTGCAGGCCCAGACGAAGCCGCCCTCCCACTTCAGCGCGGCGGCGACCATGTCGTCGATGAGCCGGTGCTCGTAGGTAATGCCGGCGGCGTCGAACTCGGCCTTGAACTCGGCCTCGAAGACCTCGGCGAAGATGTCCTTGAAGCGGCCGTCGTAGGCCTTCAGGATGGTGTTCTTCGTCGACAGGTAGACCGGGTAGCCGCGGTCCAGCCCGTAGCGCATGGAGGCCCGGGCGAAGTCGCGGATCGACTCGTCGAAGTTGTACATGCCCATCGCGACGCCGCCGCCGGAGAAGTTGGCGACCTCCATCTCGATCGGGGCGCCACCGTCGGCCGGGGTGTAGGTGACGGTGACCGAGCCGGGGCCGGGTACGACGAAGTCGGTGGCCTTGTACTGGTCGCCGTGGGCGTGCCGGCCGATGATGATCGGCTTGGTCCAGCCCGGGACGAGCCGCGGCACGTTGGACATGATGATCGGC is a window from the Polymorphospora rubra genome containing:
- a CDS encoding NADP-dependent isocitrate dehydrogenase, with product MAKIKVANPVVELDGDEMTRIIWKQIREQLILPYLDVELDYYDLSIQYRDQTDDQVTIDSANAIKRHGVGVKCATITPDEARVEEFGLKKMWRSPNGTIRNILGGVVFREPIIMSNVPRLVPGWTKPIIIGRHAHGDQYKATDFVVPGPGSVTVTYTPADGGAPIEMEVANFSGGGVAMGMYNFDESIRDFARASMRYGLDRGYPVYLSTKNTILKAYDGRFKDIFAEVFEAEFKAEFDAAGITYEHRLIDDMVAAALKWEGGFVWACKNYDGDVQSDTVAQGFGSLGLMTSVLMTPDGRTVEAEAAHGTVTRHYRQWQKGEKTSTNPIASIFAWTRGLAHRGKLDNTPAVTDFANTLEQVCIETVEGGQMTKDLALLISRDAPWLTTDEFMNALDENLARKLGA